From a single Osmerus eperlanus chromosome 8, fOsmEpe2.1, whole genome shotgun sequence genomic region:
- the pdia6 gene encoding protein disulfide-isomerase A6 — translation MRPFLLGVLGCSLVLMVQGFYSASDDVVELNPSNFNREVLQSDSLWLIEFYAPWCGHCQSLTPEWKKTASALKGIVKMGAVDADQHKSLGGQYGVRGFPTIKIFGANKNKPDDYQGGRSSQNIVDGALTALRSMVKDRLSGRSGGSDYSRGSGGGNSGGGSKKDVLELTDDNFEKLVLDSGDVWLVEFFAPWCGHCKNLEPEWAAAASAVKEQTNGKIHLGAVDATVHQGLASRYGIRGFPTIKIFRKGEEPEDYQGGRTRSDIIARAMELFSDNAPPPELLEILDGDILKKACDDYQLCVIAVLPHILDTGAAGRNGYLEVMMKMAEKYKKKMWGWLWTEAGAQMDLESVLGIGGFGYPAMAAINARKMKFALLKGSFSETGIHEFLRDLSVGRGSTATVGGGALPKIHAVKPWDGKDGELPVEDDYDLSDVDLDEDFGKDEL, via the exons ATGAGACCGTTTTTACTCG gtgtgttggggtgttcCCTGGTGTTGATGGTCCAGGGCTTCTACTCCGCCAGTGACGATGTGGTTGAACTCAACCCCTCCAACTTTAACCGCGAGGTCCTTCAGAGTGACAGTCTGTGGCTAATCGAGTTCTATGCTCCTTG GTGTGGCCACTGTCAGAGCCTGACTCCTGAGTGGAAGAAAACTGCTTCTGCCCTGAAG GGTATTGTCAAGATGGGAGCTGTTGACGCAGACCAACACAAGTCCTTGGGCGGCCAGTACGGTGTCAGAGGCTTCCCCACGATCAAAATCTTTGGCGCCAATAAGAACAAGCCAGATGATTATCAAG GTGGGCGCAGCAGCCAGAACATCGTGGATGGGGCCCTGACGGCTCTTCGGTCTATGGTGAAGGACAGGCTGAGTGGCAGGTCTGGAGGCTCAGACTACAGCAGAGGG AGCGGTGGCGGCAACAGTGGTGGAGGCAGTAAGAAGGATGTATTGGAGCTAACAGATGATAACTTTGAAAAGCTTGTGCTGGACAGTGGGGATGTGTGGCTGGTGGAGTTCTTTGCACCCTGGTGTGGACACTGCAAGAA CCTGGAGCCTGAGTGGGCGGCCGCCGCCTCTGCCGTCAAGGAGCAGACTAACGGCAAGATTCACCTGGGAGCTGTGGATGCCACTGTGCACCAGGGCCTGGCCAGCCGCTATGGG ATCCGTGGGTTCCCCACAATTAAGATCTTCCgtaagggggaggagcctgaagACTACCAGGGTGGGCGGACACGATCTGATATCATCGCCAGAGCTATGGAATTGTTCTCTGACAATGCCCCTCCTCCTGAGTTGCTGGAG atacTTGACGGGGACATCCTGAAGAAGGCCTGTGATGACTACCAGCTCTGTGTTATTGCCGTGCTGCCACACATCCTGGACACAG gcGCAGCCGGCAGGAATGGATATTTGGaggtgatgatgaagatggcTGAGAAGTACAAGAAGAAGATGTGGGG CTGGCTGTGGACAGAGGCCGGTGCCCAAATGGACCTGGAGTCAGTACTGGGCATTGGAGGGTTCGGGTACCCCGCCATGGCAGCCATCAACGCCCGCAAGATGAAGTTTGCATTGCTGAAGGGCTCGTTTAGTGAAACAGGCATTCACGAGTTCCTCAG GGATCTCTCTGTTGGACGTGGCTCCACTGCTACAGTGGGAGGCGGGGCGTTGCCAAAGATTCACGCTGTTAAACCATGGGACGGTAAAGACGGAGAG cTTCCTGTGGAGGACGACTATGACCTCAGCGACGTGGATCTAGATGAGGATTTTGGGAAGGACGAGTTGTGA